The Nocardioides ochotonae genome segment GCACCGGCAGGGCCAGAAGATCGGCGCACCCGAGGAGGTCGCCTGGCGGATGGGCCTGATCGACGACGACCAGCTCGCCGCCCGCGCGGCCGAGCTCACCAAGAGCGGGTACGGCGTCTACCTCGCGCGGTTGCTCGACGAGGGGCGCTGAGGGCGGTCGTTCTGCCCCCGGCGGCGGGTAGTTGCCTCTCCCCTCACGGGGCTCAGCGCAGGGCCTCCCGCAGCACCCCGGCGATCTCGCGGTGCGCGGCGCGGGCGGTGCGCCCGGCGCCGACGACGTTGAAGAACCCGTGGATCTGGTCGGGGAAGCGGCGGGTCTCCACGGGTACGCCGGCGGCGGCCAGGCGCGCGGCGTACGCCTCGCCCTCGTCGCGCAGCGGGTCGAAGCCGGCGGTGGCGACGTAGGCCGGGGCGAGCCCGGCGGGCAGGTCGGCGTGCAGCAGCGAGATCCGCGGGTCGGCGCGGGTCGCGGGGTCGGGGAGATAGCTGGCGGTCGCCAGGTCCATGAACTCCGTGCTCAGGAAGAACCCCGAGCCGAAGGTCCGCCGGCTCGCCAGCCGCCCCTCCGCGTCGGCCATCGGGTAGACCAGCAGCTGGAAGGCCAGCGGCAGCCCCTCGCGCGCGGCCACGATCGCCACCGCCGCGGCCAGGTTGCCGCCGGCCGAGTCGCCGCCCACGGCGATCCGGGTCAGGTCCACGTCGAGGCCGGCGGCCGGGTCGGCGGCGTGCTCGACCACCCAGCGGTACGCCGCCACGCAGTCGTCGTACGCCGCGGGGAACGGCTCCTCCGGCGCCAGCCGGTAGTCCACCGCCAGCACCCTCACCCCGGAGTGCTCGGCGAGCAGCCGGCACGACGCGTCGTGGGACTCCAGGTCGCCGTAGATGAAGCCGCCGCCGTGGAAGAAGACCAGCAGCGGGCTCAGCGCACCCGGGGTGCCCGGCG includes the following:
- a CDS encoding alpha/beta hydrolase, producing the protein MTRDTTTPFLLDPPARPARSVRRGARARLTPLLARAEAAAFAGALNLPPRVQRVLAGRPVVREGQTLAVDTQLMLRLQQLAREPAAESLPVAAGRRAIVRQSRLAGGRPGVGGVRDLRLGDAGDPAALRARLYTPTAHPSLTRQGWAPGTPGALSPLLVFFHGGGFIYGDLESHDASCRLLAEHSGVRVLAVDYRLAPEEPFPAAYDDCVAAYRWVVEHAADPAAGLDVDLTRIAVGGDSAGGNLAAAVAIVAAREGLPLAFQLLVYPMADAEGRLASRRTFGSGFFLSTEFMDLATASYLPDPATRADPRISLLHADLPAGLAPAYVATAGFDPLRDEGEAYAARLAAAGVPVETRRFPDQIHGFFNVVGAGRTARAAHREIAGVLREALR